In Thauera aromatica K172, one DNA window encodes the following:
- a CDS encoding MBL fold metallo-hydrolase: MNTKQFASQADLEEKQISWEKLSDNAYAYTAEGDPNTGVIIGDDGVMIIDATATPVAAQGVIAKVRELTDLPIKYVVLTHYHAVRVLGASGYKDEGLEQIIASQDTRDLIVERGQQDMDSEIGRFPRLFQAVESVPGLTWPTMTFTGEMTLWLGKLEVKIKQLGRGHTKGDTIVYLPAQDICFSGDLVEADAACYTGDAYLADWPQTLDRLAAMNFAKLVPGRGPALMTPDKVRAGLAYTRDFVTTLYRSAQEAVAQGMDLKATMAHTRKNMDPKFGQVFIYEHCLPFDVTRAHDEAGGIRDPRIWTAERDQQMWHALQQ; encoded by the coding sequence ATGAACACCAAGCAATTCGCCTCCCAGGCCGACCTCGAGGAAAAGCAGATCAGCTGGGAAAAACTCTCGGACAACGCCTACGCCTATACCGCCGAGGGCGATCCCAACACCGGCGTCATCATCGGCGACGACGGCGTGATGATCATCGACGCCACCGCCACCCCGGTGGCGGCGCAGGGCGTGATCGCCAAGGTGCGCGAGCTCACCGACCTGCCGATCAAGTACGTCGTCCTCACCCACTACCATGCGGTACGCGTGCTCGGCGCCTCGGGCTACAAGGACGAAGGCCTCGAGCAGATCATCGCCAGCCAGGACACCCGGGACCTGATCGTCGAGCGCGGCCAGCAGGACATGGACTCCGAGATCGGCCGCTTTCCGCGCCTGTTCCAGGCGGTCGAGAGCGTGCCCGGGCTGACCTGGCCGACGATGACCTTTACCGGCGAGATGACGCTGTGGCTGGGCAAGCTGGAAGTGAAGATCAAGCAGCTCGGGCGCGGCCACACCAAGGGCGACACCATCGTCTATCTGCCCGCCCAGGACATCTGCTTCTCGGGCGACCTGGTCGAGGCCGACGCCGCCTGCTACACCGGCGACGCCTACCTTGCCGACTGGCCGCAGACGCTGGACCGCCTGGCGGCGATGAACTTCGCCAAGCTCGTCCCCGGCCGCGGCCCGGCGCTGATGACGCCGGACAAGGTCCGGGCCGGGCTGGCCTACACCCGCGATTTCGTGACCACGCTGTACCGCAGCGCACAGGAAGCGGTGGCGCAGGGCATGGACCTGAAGGCGACGATGGCCCACACGCGCAAGAACATGGACCCGAAGTTCGGCCAGGTCTTCATCTACGAGCACTGCCTGCCGTTCGACGTCACCCGCGCCCATGACGAGGCCGGCGGCATCCGCGACCCGCGCATCTGGACTGCCGAGCGCGATCAGCAGATGTGGCACGCACTGCAGCAGTAA
- a CDS encoding IclR family transcriptional regulator — protein MAEAPGTDAPAIERADRRGIQSIEVGGALLQALVRNPRPMMLKDLAREAGMPPAKAHPYLVSFGKLGLIEQDAHSGRYALGPFALQIGLTALHALDPLKAAMPEVAKLADDIELNVAIAVWGNLGPTIVHIEECRKQIHVNMRPGTVMTPLLLSATGRVFAAFLPERIIRPLVQDELARFAAADQPALRLSQRHADEVLGEVRRQRLARALGNPIPGINAFCAPVFNATGGLALAITAMGPAGSFDPEWDGDTATRVKACAEEIGRRLGNCGTPSAIP, from the coding sequence ATGGCGGAGGCGCCGGGGACGGACGCGCCCGCGATCGAACGCGCCGACCGTCGCGGCATCCAGTCGATCGAAGTGGGCGGCGCACTGCTCCAGGCGCTGGTACGCAACCCCCGGCCGATGATGCTGAAGGATCTCGCCCGCGAAGCCGGGATGCCGCCGGCGAAGGCCCACCCTTACCTGGTGAGCTTCGGCAAGCTCGGCCTGATCGAGCAGGACGCCCATAGCGGGCGCTACGCGCTGGGTCCGTTCGCGCTCCAGATCGGCCTCACCGCGCTGCACGCGCTCGACCCGCTGAAGGCGGCGATGCCCGAAGTGGCGAAGCTCGCCGACGACATCGAGCTCAACGTGGCGATCGCGGTGTGGGGCAACCTCGGCCCGACCATCGTGCACATCGAGGAGTGCCGCAAGCAGATCCACGTCAACATGCGCCCCGGCACGGTGATGACGCCGCTGCTGCTGTCGGCCACCGGGCGCGTGTTCGCCGCCTTCCTGCCCGAGCGCATCATCCGTCCGCTGGTGCAGGACGAACTCGCCCGCTTTGCCGCCGCCGACCAGCCCGCCCTGCGCCTGTCCCAGCGCCACGCCGACGAAGTGCTCGGCGAAGTCCGCCGCCAGCGCCTGGCACGCGCGCTGGGCAATCCGATTCCCGGCATCAACGCCTTCTGCGCTCCGGTGTTCAATGCAACCGGCGGCCTCGCCCTGGCGATCACCGCGATGGGGCCGGCAGGCAGCTTCGACCCCGAGTGGGACGGCGACACGGCGACCCGGGTCAAGGCCTGCGCCGAGGAAATCGGCCGCCGGCTGGGAAACTGCGGCACCCCGAGCGCCATCCCCTGA
- a CDS encoding putative bifunctional diguanylate cyclase/phosphodiesterase: MASVRVDRGFVACALGWAGKGGWRLPLALTLGIALAIVAVAGWSVGEQRQARVDSAQAAAALPAREIALAMTGRVAGLLGEGGATVPAVPAALSRPRALSGPPLLATLSMALLGAVLWLALVLRREEARLHVLDEGARRGRERLVLLEDEKKRAVEAAACDPLTGLVNRRMFNELGQKHLRQARWNARHYALLYLDLDRFKGVNDSLGHHVGDLLLQAVAARLRKALRASDVIARMGGDEFAILLTELSDVADAERLAAKLVDAIGQPCTDLDGHDLQVGTSIGIAVFPRDGVDVGTLCRNADAAMYESKRAGGARITFYDSSLNRAGDWLFSLEQRLPRAIAEGELVLHFQPKVRLSDFRIVGLEALVRWQHPEHGLIFPKDFVALAEETGQIVELGKWVVRACIRQQAAWRAEGLALVPIAFNVSARQLEDDHLCAFIRDELEAHALEGRLLEAEVTETGLVESVEQAGRVLAALEGLGLSIALDDFGSGFSNLNYIRSMPIGTIKIDRAFVCDIRNRPSDAVIVESIVALAHKLGLCVVAEGVETLEQIVHLKTARCDVVQGYYLSRPVPAAAACELVRGAYVKQG; the protein is encoded by the coding sequence ATGGCATCGGTTCGCGTTGATCGCGGTTTCGTCGCTTGCGCCCTGGGCTGGGCAGGCAAGGGCGGATGGCGGCTGCCGCTGGCGTTGACGCTGGGCATCGCGCTGGCGATCGTCGCGGTGGCGGGGTGGTCGGTCGGCGAGCAGCGGCAGGCGCGCGTCGACTCCGCGCAGGCTGCGGCGGCCCTCCCCGCGCGGGAAATCGCGCTGGCCATGACGGGGCGCGTCGCCGGACTTCTCGGCGAAGGCGGGGCAACGGTTCCGGCCGTGCCGGCGGCGCTGTCGCGGCCGCGGGCGCTGTCGGGGCCGCCGCTGCTGGCGACGCTGAGCATGGCGTTGCTGGGGGCGGTGCTGTGGCTGGCGCTCGTCCTGCGCCGCGAGGAAGCGCGCTTGCACGTGCTCGACGAAGGGGCGCGACGCGGGCGCGAACGGTTGGTGCTGCTCGAGGACGAGAAAAAACGTGCTGTCGAGGCGGCGGCCTGCGACCCCCTCACCGGGCTGGTCAACCGCAGGATGTTCAACGAGCTGGGGCAGAAGCACCTGCGGCAGGCGCGCTGGAATGCGCGCCACTATGCGCTGCTGTATCTCGACCTCGACCGTTTCAAGGGCGTCAACGACTCGCTCGGGCACCACGTCGGGGACCTGCTGCTGCAGGCGGTCGCGGCACGGCTGAGGAAGGCGCTGCGCGCCTCGGACGTGATCGCGCGCATGGGCGGCGATGAATTCGCCATCTTGCTGACCGAGCTTTCGGATGTCGCCGATGCCGAACGGCTTGCCGCCAAGCTCGTCGATGCGATCGGCCAGCCCTGCACCGACCTCGACGGCCACGACCTGCAAGTCGGCACCAGCATCGGCATCGCCGTCTTTCCGCGCGACGGTGTCGATGTCGGCACCCTGTGCCGCAACGCCGATGCGGCGATGTACGAATCGAAGCGCGCGGGCGGTGCCCGCATCACTTTTTACGACAGCTCCCTCAACCGCGCCGGCGACTGGCTGTTCAGCCTCGAGCAGCGCCTGCCGCGGGCGATCGCCGAAGGAGAGCTGGTGCTGCACTTCCAGCCCAAGGTGCGGCTGTCGGATTTCCGCATCGTCGGCCTGGAGGCGCTGGTGCGCTGGCAACACCCCGAGCACGGGCTGATTTTCCCGAAGGACTTCGTCGCCCTTGCCGAGGAGACCGGCCAGATCGTCGAACTGGGCAAGTGGGTCGTGCGCGCCTGCATCCGGCAACAGGCCGCCTGGCGCGCCGAGGGGCTGGCGCTGGTGCCGATCGCGTTCAATGTGTCCGCCCGCCAGCTGGAGGACGATCATCTGTGCGCCTTCATCCGGGACGAACTCGAGGCGCACGCGCTCGAAGGCCGGCTGCTCGAAGCGGAAGTCACCGAAACCGGGCTGGTGGAATCGGTCGAACAGGCCGGCCGGGTGCTGGCCGCACTCGAAGGCCTCGGCCTGTCGATCGCCCTCGACGACTTCGGCAGCGGCTTCTCCAACCTCAACTACATCCGCTCGATGCCGATCGGGACGATCAAGATCGACCGCGCCTTCGTGTGCGACATCCGCAACCGCCCCAGCGACGCGGTGATCGTCGAGTCGATCGTCGCTCTGGCGCACAAGCTGGGCCTGTGCGTGGTCGCCGAAGGGGTCGAGACGCTCGAGCAGATCGTCCATCTGAAGACCGCACGGTGCGACGTCGTGCAGGGCTACTACCTCAGCCGCCCGGTGCCGGCCGCGGCGGCGTGCGAGCTGGTCCGCGGCGCCTATGTGAAGCAGGGCTGA
- a CDS encoding EAL domain-containing protein — protein MPLRRWHIIAIVSVPVLLSLVLVLVVLRGLLDDWAYARWSEDHGSLVAALAAGVDRDIGFAVDQLRLAASAPEFGHLAERARIDPAINGLPEALDEGKRRILEQLRAQGVFSVLFVLTPEGEHYLAHPFSVQRGLKQHSLADRPYFQQARNTGELVISESFVGADGVPAVAFDLPVRDARGTIILHLGGVMHLERLSRLLARDRIAPFGMAVLVDRRGTPIAHSDPARLAQGRLPALAAHPRFNVAAGRDATDLFLPFGGGVAHAADLERHTPVRFMRLVDGEQTAWGAFDAELASGWRLFLFQHDQQVYDQIAAHVWSTAGLFAAVVVLTGLLGLAMALRFGRGWQQAEQALSEANLLLEQRVRQRAVALRDSEARYRTLFESTGEAILVIDSGIIVDCNPAAVRMFGAPDRDALVGVHPARLSPELQASGESSLTTADRYIAQAFEGGKPSFEWIHRRVDDGRLFIADIRLSRTELDGRLLVQARLQDVTERKQAEARLELAASVFSHAREGITITDAEGGILDVNDAFTRITGYERDEVLGKNPRLLQSGLHDQAFYAAMWHDLNEKRFWEGEVWNRRKSGEVFPELLTISAVSGADGAVRHYVAVFSDISRQKESEARLEHLAYFDELTGLPNRSLLADRLDQAMAHARRASARVVLAYIDLDGFKAINDAYGHETGDRVLSEIATRLKACVREQDTVARLGGDEFAAVLTEQLPGESGHAVLQRLLGAIAEPVEIDHRMLRVSGSIGTTSYPQREEVDPDQLLRQADQAMYQAKLAGKNRYHAFDVDADDRQRIRHGHLDRIREGLQRGEFVLHYQPKVNMRSGVVLGAEALIRWQHPEHGLLPPAAFLPHLVQHPLEVELGRWVIDAALTQIERWQAEGRLLAVSVNVAGHHLQQADFIDELTALLEAHPRVPAQALELEVLESSALEDIEHVSRVIDECARLGVRFAIDDFGTGYSSLTYLKQLSAGTLKIDQSFVRDMLDDPDDLAILEGVMGLAGAFHREAVAEGVETEAHGRMLLQLGCELAQGYAIARPMPAGEVLPWVSRWRPAPTWVRTPRLPPEALPGLYACVEHRAWVARIEAYLAGARDTPPVLAAHQCRFGKWLDAQSGSGERPSALDEIGALHGAIHALGDTLVGLHADGRAGEARAGLEQLHHLRDRLLAAVEALPARTA, from the coding sequence ATGCCGCTGAGACGATGGCACATCATTGCGATTGTCAGTGTTCCGGTCCTGCTTTCGCTGGTGCTGGTGCTGGTCGTTTTGCGCGGCCTGCTCGATGACTGGGCCTATGCGCGCTGGAGCGAGGACCACGGCAGCCTGGTCGCGGCGCTGGCTGCGGGCGTGGACCGGGACATCGGTTTCGCGGTCGACCAGCTGCGCCTCGCCGCCAGCGCGCCGGAGTTCGGCCATCTGGCCGAACGCGCCCGCATCGATCCGGCGATCAACGGCCTGCCCGAGGCGCTCGACGAGGGCAAGCGGCGCATTCTCGAACAGTTGCGGGCCCAGGGCGTGTTTTCGGTGCTGTTCGTCCTCACTCCCGAAGGGGAGCATTACCTCGCCCACCCTTTTTCCGTGCAGCGCGGGCTGAAGCAGCACAGCCTGGCCGACCGGCCGTATTTCCAGCAGGCCCGCAACACCGGCGAACTGGTGATCTCGGAGAGTTTCGTCGGCGCCGACGGCGTCCCGGCGGTGGCGTTCGATCTTCCCGTACGCGATGCACGGGGGACGATCATCCTGCACCTGGGCGGAGTGATGCATCTGGAGCGCTTGTCCCGGCTCCTCGCCCGGGACCGGATCGCTCCGTTCGGAATGGCGGTGCTGGTCGATCGGCGGGGAACGCCGATCGCCCATAGCGATCCGGCGCGCCTGGCGCAGGGGCGGCTGCCGGCGCTCGCCGCCCATCCCCGCTTCAATGTCGCGGCGGGGCGGGATGCGACCGATCTCTTCCTGCCGTTCGGTGGCGGAGTGGCGCATGCGGCGGATCTGGAACGGCATACGCCGGTCCGCTTCATGCGCCTGGTCGATGGCGAACAGACGGCCTGGGGGGCGTTCGACGCCGAACTGGCGAGCGGCTGGCGGCTGTTCCTGTTCCAGCACGATCAGCAGGTCTATGACCAGATCGCGGCGCACGTATGGAGCACGGCCGGGCTGTTCGCCGCGGTGGTGGTGCTGACCGGCCTGCTCGGGCTGGCCATGGCGCTGCGTTTCGGCCGGGGCTGGCAGCAGGCCGAACAGGCGCTCAGCGAAGCCAACCTGCTGCTCGAGCAGCGCGTCCGCCAGCGGGCGGTGGCGCTGCGCGACTCGGAAGCCCGCTACCGGACCCTGTTCGAGTCGACCGGCGAAGCCATCCTCGTCATCGACAGCGGCATCATCGTCGATTGCAACCCGGCGGCGGTCCGCATGTTCGGCGCGCCTGACCGGGACGCGCTCGTGGGCGTGCATCCGGCGCGCCTGTCGCCCGAGCTGCAGGCCAGCGGCGAGAGTTCTCTGACCACGGCGGACCGGTACATTGCGCAAGCTTTCGAAGGCGGCAAGCCGTCGTTCGAGTGGATCCACCGGAGGGTCGATGACGGCCGCCTGTTCATCGCCGACATCCGCCTCAGCCGCACCGAACTCGACGGCCGCCTCCTGGTGCAGGCGAGGCTGCAGGACGTCACCGAACGCAAGCAGGCCGAAGCCCGCCTCGAACTGGCGGCGAGCGTGTTCAGCCATGCGCGCGAGGGCATCACCATCACCGATGCGGAAGGCGGCATCCTCGACGTCAATGACGCCTTCACCCGGATCACCGGCTACGAGCGTGACGAAGTCCTCGGCAAAAACCCGCGCCTTCTCCAGTCCGGGCTGCACGACCAGGCGTTCTATGCCGCGATGTGGCACGACCTGAACGAGAAAAGGTTCTGGGAAGGCGAGGTCTGGAACCGGCGCAAATCGGGGGAGGTGTTTCCCGAATTGCTGACCATTTCCGCTGTCAGCGGGGCCGATGGCGCGGTCCGGCACTACGTTGCGGTGTTTTCCGACATCTCGCGGCAGAAGGAGAGCGAGGCCCGGCTGGAGCACCTGGCGTATTTCGACGAACTGACCGGCCTTCCCAACCGCAGTCTGCTCGCGGACCGCCTCGATCAGGCGATGGCGCATGCGCGGCGGGCGAGCGCGCGGGTGGTGCTCGCCTATATCGATCTGGACGGCTTCAAGGCGATCAACGACGCTTACGGGCACGAGACCGGCGACCGCGTGCTGAGCGAGATCGCCACCCGGCTGAAGGCCTGCGTGCGCGAACAGGACACGGTCGCCCGCCTCGGCGGCGACGAGTTCGCCGCGGTGCTGACCGAACAGCTTCCGGGCGAGAGCGGCCACGCCGTGCTCCAGCGCCTGCTCGGCGCCATTGCCGAGCCGGTCGAGATCGACCACCGGATGCTGAGGGTGTCGGGCAGCATCGGCACCACGTCCTACCCCCAGCGCGAGGAAGTCGATCCCGACCAGCTCCTGCGCCAGGCCGATCAGGCCATGTACCAGGCCAAGCTCGCCGGCAAGAACCGCTACCATGCTTTCGATGTGGATGCGGACGACCGCCAGCGTATCCGCCACGGGCATCTCGACCGCATCCGCGAGGGACTGCAGCGCGGTGAGTTCGTGCTCCATTACCAGCCCAAGGTCAACATGCGCAGCGGCGTGGTGCTCGGCGCCGAAGCCCTGATCCGCTGGCAGCACCCCGAACACGGCCTGCTGCCGCCGGCCGCGTTCCTGCCGCACCTCGTCCAGCATCCGCTCGAAGTCGAGCTCGGGCGCTGGGTGATCGATGCCGCGCTGACCCAGATCGAGCGCTGGCAGGCCGAGGGCCGGCTGCTCGCGGTCAGCGTCAATGTCGCCGGCCATCACCTGCAGCAGGCGGATTTCATCGACGAACTGACGGCGTTGCTGGAGGCCCATCCCCGGGTGCCGGCCCAGGCGCTGGAGCTCGAAGTGCTCGAGAGCTCGGCGCTCGAGGACATCGAGCACGTCTCCCGGGTCATCGACGAATGCGCCCGGCTCGGCGTGCGCTTCGCGATCGACGATTTCGGCACCGGCTATTCCTCGCTGACCTACCTCAAGCAGCTCTCCGCCGGGACGCTGAAAATCGACCAGAGCTTCGTCCGCGACATGCTCGACGACCCGGACGATCTCGCCATCCTGGAGGGGGTGATGGGGCTGGCCGGCGCATTCCACCGCGAGGCCGTGGCCGAGGGCGTGGAAACCGAAGCGCACGGGCGGATGCTGCTGCAGCTGGGGTGCGAGCTGGCGCAGGGCTATGCCATCGCCCGCCCGATGCCGGCCGGCGAGGTCCTGCCCTGGGTGTCGCGCTGGCGCCCGGCGCCGACCTGGGTGCGGACGCCGCGCCTGCCGCCGGAGGCGCTGCCCGGGCTGTATGCGTGCGTCGAACATCGCGCCTGGGTGGCGCGCATCGAGGCTTATCTGGCCGGCGCCCGCGACACGCCGCCGGTCCTGGCTGCGCACCAGTGCCGTTTCGGCAAATGGCTGGATGCGCAGTCCGGTAGCGGCGAGCGGCCGTCGGCGCTCGATGAGATCGGTGCGCTGCACGGCGCGATCCACGCCCTCGGCGATACCCTCGTGGGATTGCATGCGGACGGCCGCGCCGGCGAGGCGCGTGCCGGGCTGGAGCAACTGCACCACCTGCGCGACCGCCTGCTCGCGGCGGTCGAGGCGCTGCCTGCCCGGACGGCCTGA
- a CDS encoding alpha-hydroxy acid oxidase, with product MTPKRRLYRGRDPARAHSIAELRAMAARRLPNFCFEYLEGGADDELTLAHNRRAFDELLLLPRTLVNVSRCELAVSLFGEPIAMPAVIAPTGFNGLLTHEGDRLLAEAARAAGIPFCQSMVSTLALEEIAATGVRHWMQIYPFKDRANLDAVLRRAERAGVEAIVLTTDAAVFGNREWDRRNYRAPMKLSARNLIDVALHPRWVADVLVPHGVPRFRNLGDALPPGQDSARNAATFLAAQMDPSLTWDEVRRLRRQWPRKLLVKGVLLAEDALRAQAAGADGVIVSNHGGRQLDTAPVPIAQLAAVRAAVGAEMTVIVDSGLRRGSDFVKARALGADAAMSGRATLYGLAAAGGPGAGRALEILRAEMARTLGLIGCPQMAAVDARFVGAAEREPWLAREHGKFVTT from the coding sequence GTGACTCCGAAACGTCGCCTCTACCGGGGCCGCGACCCTGCCCGCGCGCACAGCATCGCCGAGCTGCGGGCGATGGCGGCGCGCCGCTTGCCGAACTTCTGCTTTGAATACCTCGAAGGCGGCGCCGACGACGAGCTCACCCTCGCACACAACCGCCGCGCCTTCGACGAACTGCTGCTGCTGCCGCGCACCCTGGTCAATGTGTCGCGCTGCGAGCTGGCGGTGTCGCTGTTCGGCGAGCCCATCGCGATGCCGGCGGTGATCGCGCCCACCGGCTTCAATGGCCTGCTCACCCACGAAGGCGACCGCCTCCTCGCCGAGGCGGCGCGCGCGGCGGGGATCCCGTTCTGCCAGAGCATGGTGTCGACGCTGGCGCTGGAGGAAATTGCCGCCACCGGGGTGCGCCACTGGATGCAGATCTACCCATTCAAGGACCGCGCCAATCTTGACGCGGTGCTCCGGCGCGCCGAGCGTGCCGGGGTGGAGGCGATCGTGCTGACCACCGACGCTGCGGTGTTCGGCAACCGCGAGTGGGACCGCCGCAACTACCGCGCGCCGATGAAGCTGTCCGCGCGCAACCTGATCGACGTCGCCCTCCATCCGCGCTGGGTGGCCGACGTGCTGGTGCCGCACGGCGTGCCGCGCTTTCGCAACCTGGGCGATGCGCTGCCGCCGGGCCAGGACAGCGCACGCAACGCCGCCACCTTCCTCGCTGCGCAGATGGACCCTTCGCTCACCTGGGACGAGGTGCGCCGGCTGCGCCGGCAGTGGCCGCGCAAGCTGCTGGTGAAGGGAGTGCTGCTGGCCGAGGATGCGCTGCGCGCCCAGGCGGCGGGCGCTGACGGCGTGATCGTCAGCAACCACGGCGGCCGCCAGCTCGACACTGCGCCGGTGCCGATCGCGCAGCTGGCGGCGGTGCGTGCGGCGGTGGGGGCGGAAATGACGGTGATCGTCGACAGCGGCCTGCGCCGCGGCAGCGACTTCGTCAAGGCGCGGGCGCTGGGGGCGGACGCGGCGATGTCGGGGCGGGCCACGCTGTACGGCCTGGCGGCCGCCGGCGGGCCCGGGGCGGGGCGTGCGCTGGAGATCCTGCGTGCCGAAATGGCGCGCACCCTGGGGCTGATCGGCTGCCCGCAGATGGCGGCGGTCGATGCCCGCTTCGTCGGTGCGGCGGAGCGGGAGCCCTGGCTCGCCCGGGAGCACGGGAAATTTGTCACGACATGA
- the trxC gene encoding thioredoxin TrxC, protein MSDSLHLVCPHCDAVNRIPAARLADAPTCGQCKRPLFTAHPVELDSTRFERHLTRSDIPLLVDFWAPWCGPCRTMAPAFAQAAGQLEPRLRLVKVDTDAEQTLAARFAIRSIPTLALFRGGREVARQAGAMGAGEIVRWVRSQGG, encoded by the coding sequence ATGTCCGATTCCCTGCATCTGGTCTGCCCGCACTGCGATGCCGTCAACCGCATCCCCGCCGCCCGCCTCGCCGACGCCCCCACCTGCGGCCAGTGCAAGCGCCCGCTGTTCACCGCCCACCCGGTCGAGCTCGACAGCACCCGCTTCGAGCGCCACCTCACGCGCAGCGACATTCCCCTCCTGGTCGACTTCTGGGCGCCCTGGTGCGGCCCCTGCCGCACGATGGCCCCCGCCTTCGCCCAGGCCGCCGGCCAGCTCGAACCCCGGCTCCGCCTGGTCAAGGTCGACACCGACGCGGAGCAGACCCTCGCCGCCCGCTTCGCCATCCGCAGCATTCCGACCCTGGCCCTGTTCCGGGGCGGGCGCGAAGTCGCGCGCCAGGCCGGGGCGATGGGCGCGGGAGAGATCGTGCGCTGGGTGCGCAGCCAGGGCGGGTGA
- a CDS encoding pyridoxamine 5'-phosphate oxidase family protein, with protein sequence MSAIEPVIQELLDNTEFLTIVTQGPDGPHLVGNWGDYLRRLGVEGRRLVLPAGYYHQTEQNLQRDNRVQVFVAARAVRGSHGPGQGAVLRGTGAIVTEGALAERAKAAFPWARGALVIEVEAAATQL encoded by the coding sequence ATGAGCGCTATCGAACCCGTGATCCAGGAACTCCTGGACAATACCGAATTCCTCACCATCGTCACCCAGGGGCCGGACGGTCCGCACCTGGTCGGCAACTGGGGCGACTACCTGCGCCGCCTCGGCGTGGAGGGGCGCCGCCTGGTTCTTCCAGCCGGTTATTACCACCAGACCGAGCAGAACCTGCAGCGCGACAACCGTGTTCAGGTCTTCGTCGCCGCGCGCGCCGTGCGGGGCAGCCATGGCCCCGGGCAAGGCGCGGTCCTGCGCGGCACCGGCGCGATCGTCACCGAGGGCGCGCTGGCCGAACGTGCCAAGGCGGCTTTCCCGTGGGCGCGAGGGGCGCTGGTGATCGAGGTGGAAGCGGCAGCCACCCAGCTGTGA
- a CDS encoding IS1595 family transposase, whose protein sequence is MAMNRIQFQPGLSMPEFLKRYGTEAQCAAALEQARWPQGFRCPSCDGAAYSRVRGRTHALFQCQACRHQTSLIAGTVMQGTKLALTVWFLAIYLISQAKTGLSALALKRHLGVSYPTAWLIHHKLMQAMAEREQRYVLEGQVQIDDAYLGGERSGGKVGRGSENKVPFVAAVSLSDDGHPLRAKLTPVPGFSLQAIGQWATTHLAPGSTVFSDGLACFGAVTAAGCTHQPTVVAGRKPKDLPEFQWINTVLGNLKTSLNGSYHAFDFRKYAARYLAAFAYRFNRRFDLRALHTRLLVAAANCGPLPQRAIRTAEVHC, encoded by the coding sequence ATGGCAATGAACCGAATCCAGTTTCAACCCGGCCTGTCGATGCCCGAGTTTCTCAAGCGCTACGGGACCGAAGCGCAGTGCGCGGCGGCGTTGGAGCAGGCGCGCTGGCCGCAGGGGTTTCGGTGCCCGAGTTGCGATGGGGCCGCCTACAGCCGGGTGCGCGGGCGAACCCACGCGCTGTTCCAGTGCCAGGCCTGTCGGCATCAGACCTCGCTGATCGCGGGCACCGTGATGCAGGGCACGAAATTGGCCCTGACCGTGTGGTTCCTCGCGATCTACCTCATCAGCCAAGCCAAGACCGGTCTGTCGGCGCTCGCCCTCAAGCGGCACCTGGGGGTGAGCTACCCGACCGCCTGGCTGATCCACCACAAGCTGATGCAGGCGATGGCCGAACGCGAGCAGCGCTATGTCCTCGAAGGCCAGGTCCAGATCGATGATGCCTACCTCGGCGGTGAGCGCAGCGGAGGCAAGGTCGGTCGCGGCTCGGAAAACAAGGTCCCTTTCGTCGCCGCCGTCTCCCTCAGTGATGACGGCCACCCCTTGCGCGCCAAACTCACGCCCGTACCGGGCTTCAGCCTCCAGGCGATCGGGCAGTGGGCGACGACGCATCTGGCCCCCGGCAGCACTGTGTTCTCCGATGGGCTGGCGTGTTTCGGTGCGGTCACGGCGGCTGGATGCACGCATCAGCCGACCGTCGTCGCTGGACGCAAACCGAAGGACTTGCCCGAATTCCAGTGGATCAACACCGTGCTGGGCAACCTCAAGACCAGTCTGAACGGGAGCTACCATGCATTCGACTTCCGAAAGTATGCGGCGCGTTACCTCGCCGCTTTCGCCTACCGCTTCAACCGCCGATTCGATCTCCGGGCACTGCATACGCGCCTGCTCGTCGCCGCAGCCAACTGCGGGCCGCTCCCGCAGCGCGCGATTCGGACCGCTGAGGTTCATTGCTAA